Proteins encoded in a region of the Pelobates fuscus isolate aPelFus1 chromosome 11, aPelFus1.pri, whole genome shotgun sequence genome:
- the POU2AF1 gene encoding POU domain class 2-associating factor 1: MHWQKSVTSDHQQHNQPRPYLGVRVKEPVKELLKRKRGHFSNTNTLTPMVTSTYQTYPTYAPMVSNSTDFSYVDTTVTTSALPLHDEGTVYTSWISQPPTAAFQPLTQWTTCPEYISHETVSCPYTGDMYVQPMCQGYTVVGPPSVLTYTSQPLLTNFTARSATPGIATQIEYTDQQAPFTYIPWAQSIPTIPAASHTLPYQATPTMLGQQFVPIPISLPEPVPQEHDDTRPEMNNISIEKLLQEDEDNETYAIQHTLSLAGL; this comes from the exons CTGTGACTTCAGATCATCAACAACATAACCAGCCCCGACCATATCTTGGGGTTCGAGTGAAGGAACCTGTAAAAGAACTCCTGAAAAGAAAACGAGGACATTTTAGCAATACTAACACCTTAACACCCAtg GTGACTTCAACCTACCAGACATATCCTACCTATGCCCCAATGG TTTCAAATTCCACTGACTTTTCCTATGTTGATACGACTGTTACCACGTCAGCATTGCCTCTACATGATGAAGGAACTGTTTATACAAGTTGGATTTCCCAGCCTCCCACAGCTGCTTTCCAACCTTTAACCCAATGGACAACATGTCCAGAATACATTTCACATGAAACTGTTAGCTGCCCATATACTGGAGATATGTATGTCCAACCAATGTGTCAAGGTTACACAGTGGTTGGACCACCTTCCGTTTTGACCTACACTTCTCAACCACTACTAACTAACTTCACA GCAAGAAGTGCCACTCCAGGCATTGCTACCCAAATTGAGTACACAGACCAGCAAGCGCCATTTACTTATATTCCATGGGCTCAGTCGATCCCCACGATTCCTGCAGCAAGTCACACCTTACCCTACCAGGCCACTCCAACCATGCTCGGACAGCAATTTGTCCCCATACCCATTTCACTTCCAGAACCTGTACCACAAGAACATGATGACACAAGACCAGAAATGAACAATATATCAATTGAGAAACTACTTCAGGAGGATGAAGATAATGAAACTTATGCCATACAACACACGCTTTCACTTGCAGGTCTTTAG